The following are encoded in a window of Rhizobium sp. WYJ-E13 genomic DNA:
- a CDS encoding cell surface protein: MKMPNLAPSAVALSALLALSSTVPALAAPVQRTNFSVSSNMEMVQYKRHAGYWHGYRGSRTERPGTRRHSDGYWYPLAAFGVEAGTTGSIVAKPMNRPEPKTMCNPTFNGSIGPGSMPCDNGY, from the coding sequence ATGAAAATGCCTAATCTAGCCCCATCCGCCGTTGCGCTCAGCGCTCTTCTCGCCCTCTCGTCTACCGTTCCTGCGCTGGCGGCTCCCGTTCAGCGGACCAACTTTTCGGTCTCTTCGAACATGGAAATGGTGCAATATAAAAGACATGCCGGTTATTGGCATGGCTATCGCGGCTCCCGCACGGAACGCCCCGGTACCCGTCGTCACTCAGATGGCTACTGGTATCCGCTTGCTGCGTTCGGCGTCGAAGCCGGCACCACGGGCTCAATTGTCGCCAAGCCCATGAACCGTCCCGAACCCAAAACAATGTGCAACCCCACGTTTAATGGTTCGATCGGTCCCGGCAGCATGCCGTGTGATAACGGTTATTAA